The sequence below is a genomic window from Leucoraja erinacea ecotype New England chromosome 10, Leri_hhj_1, whole genome shotgun sequence.
ATTCATGAGTGCTTCGTTTCAATTTTTAAGGGCCAGCATGCAAAAGATTTTTATCCAATGTTTATGGCCAAACCAAATCTTTCAGAAACTACCATAAGGTAAAAAGTAGGAATGTATATCTTTGAACTTTGGTATTTGGTGCATAAAGAAATGCATGAATTATATTGTCTGAGGAGGGGCCAAACCaaagcattgcctatccattgcctccacagatgctgcctgtcccgctaagttacctcAGCAtattgttttgttcaagattcaagacagAGAAACATTCTCTGTTTCTTTTTTCACAGGTGATGTTTAACCTGCTGAACCTTCCATTTTCTCATTGAAATTCAGATTTTAAGCATTTGCAATTTTCTTTTGGCTTTTGTTTAAAATATTTGGTCCCTCATCAGCCATGGCTGGCATACCTATTGCATTTGAGTGGAATTGCTAATTTATGTAAAAATGTTTTCTACTTTTACTGTctttaatttaaaaatgtcaaatgtgattttcatttttattattacTTTAATTATTCTGAATTGTGTGGTCACTGTGGAGGTGGACAAGGTGCATTAGGACGTGAACGCAAGGTGTGTGCTGAATACTGCACAATCTGTTCTCTTTTGCCAACTTAATTTATATGGTTTTCTCTTGGTACTAATGTGTGAACTATCAAAAGTAGAGTGCATTGATTTGTGCAATTTCTTCTTGTTTAGGGCAAAAATGTCTACTACTAATTATGCTGTGCTCAATACTGGACAGAAGATGCCTCTCATTGGGCTGGGGACATGGAAGAGTGCGCCTGGTGAGGTAATCCATCTGGCAAAATATGATCAACTTTATCTTTGAGAACCATCAATTGAATTTGGAGTGTAATGTTGTGTAGCCATCCTATTATAGTTTATTTTCCTCTCTGCTTTTTTCTAATTTTATTGAATGTACAGGTATATATCATGTTAGCCTTCAGGGTGAATATTGGCAGACGCCTCAGTTGTGTAACAGCTTTGACTGAACTGTACCCTCGGCTGAGATGGACAGAAGCATACTTCCAGCAAATCTGTTTCTGATGAATTGAAATGTTCTTTTCAAAAACGTGGCCATAGGTTTAGAGTGTTTCAAAGGATTTTCCTAGTTTATTATACTCTCCTTCAGTGAACTTCCTTTTGGATGTCCTTGTCCACAGATTGTTGTAGCTTGAGGATTCGGAATCATCATGGATCTTCAATCCCAACCATTTTGAAAGACAGAAATATTAATGTAATCTCAAGTTATAAAATAGAGTTTTAAGTTCATATGCATTGATCTACAGGCCATTCCCAGGAAATGTTTATAGTCGGATGTAAGTCAATTTTGTCTACgttttaaaaaaatacacaaaagtcaCTTAGTACAATGTAATTAATTACATCCAAAGCACAtaagaatgaaaataaataacaataactataggtggagagagaggaggcaaGTGCTATTATTCATAGGAACAAACTAATGTATGTATTTGGGATTTAtgaatttaatattatatagggGCTTGATCATATATAGCGGGGTCCATGAGCCATGTGTTCATAATGTGGGTGGGAATAAGCAGTAAATTCAACAAAATTTGCACATTTACCAATTAACAGAAACATAATGAGAATGTGCTTTCATTGTCTTTGGTATTCATACAAAAATTAACAGGAAGCTGCTCATTCTTTTATCTTCGCAATCCATCCTTGTCTTTTTATCCTCTGTGGACATCATCTAATTGTCACAGGATGGATTTCATTATTGACTTGCCATGAAGTGAATGTTTATAGTCTGAAGAACAAAGCAGGTCTTCCTGATATATTTAAGTCTCCTAAAAAATAAAACAGTTGTTTATTTGATACATCAAAATGACCATTCTTATTTGTCATGTGATAAACTAGGAATATTAAGTGTGAAAGGTTATCCCACTGTACAGGACTTTTATGGTTTGTTTCCTACAAAGCCAATACCAAAACTTGTAATGTTGTCATTTTTTCTTCCTTTCCTAAATTTATTGGAAGGTAGTCATCAGTAGGTATTATGAACACTCTTCTATATCACTGCTTTTATAATACCACAGAATGTTAGAAAAGCCAGAGAATGTTGGAAATGTCAGAAAGCTGGCTGGCAAAGTACCAAAAAGCTAACTGGCAAAATAACATACTGTTGAAAACAGGAAACTGGCAAGCTTCTGTTTTCCTTGTTTTTGCCGTTTGCTGGTGTTTGCACTTTTTATATCTGCAGCTGAtccttaaaaaaaacttgctaaTTAAATGGTATCATTGAGTGCAAAATGTCCCGTTTCCTCTCTCCTGCCTTGTTAACATTTTACCTTTCAAGAATGCTTGCAGATCAAAGAGTAAGCCCAAAATGCTTCGCTAATCTACAAAACGCCAATAATTTGATTGTCAATTTTCCACATGTCATCCCTGACATTTTTCAAATCTTGCTAAAATGctaaaaaaaagaattttgaTCTAATATCCAATTTAAACTTGCTAAAGCTAAAAAAAATTTGTCTAATCCAGCCAAAACTTGCAATGTTGTCAACCTTAAATTTTGCATTGATTctgtttttaaagaaaaaatgtaTGCTTGAGTGCTGAAATTAACATTGGCTACGTGGCATGGATATTAATCTGTGGTAAACAGTTCTGTTCTCCAGTTTCTTTACTTTGTCTCTCATTACAACCCACATAAATCTTATTTGGCATTCATTCTGTATTACAACTGTGCACTATTCAAGAGGGATGGCACCCTTAAGGATTTGGGAGTTTCGTTGTGCAACCAAAATGACAAGATAAAGCTTTGCTGTGAGGgagaaattattttcttttgaaTAGCAGCATAAATAACATTGATAAATCAACAAACTGTGcctcttaaggccctgtcccactttcccgagctactcacaaattctcccgagttttccccttgattcaaactcggagatgccagccgtaggttcTCCGGGCtatattttttactcgtggacatttttcaacatgctgaaaaaacgtcccgacttacctgatgccccaagtacctacggctggcattacgatccgctacgaaatatctacggactcgctacggacattctccgagtttgaatcaagggggaaactcgggagaatacgtgagtaactcaggaaagtggacAGGGCCTTTAATGTCCTGTACGCTCTGCCTCTGATAGACAGCAAGATGACCTTGCATTAGAAAACTAAAACTTTTTTTTGAAAAAATGCTTAATGGTAAATATTCTTTTAGGACCCATCAGTATACATACTTTATAAATAAATCAGCTGTGAAGAGAGATTCAATGTCAGCTAATGCTAATCATCCTGGAAAGTTTTCTCAACCTTTGTTCATCAATCACCTTTCACCGCCTcaaaaaaaaactcaaatcaaATTAGTAAGACACGACTTGCTGTGTACGAAGTCATGCTGACTGTCCTTAACCCATtgtcttccaaatgggagtaaacccTATCCCGAAGAATCCTCCATAACTTTCCAACTGCTGACGTGAGGCTCACCGTCCTATAATTTTCTGGATTTGACTTTGAACATTCAGTCCCTAAATGATTTCTTGTTCTCTGAATTTACTAGAATAGTAGATTTCTTTTGCCCAGAATTGTACATTAGTACTTCTTTGCAAAGCTGTGCATCAGTAGGGTCATGTTTAACAGCTACAAATTGTAGCTACGAACATTACCAATGGATAGGAATTCTGAAACCTTTACTTTGTCCTGCTATATACTTTTGAGATAACAGATTGAAGTATTGCCAGGCTGTTATTATGTATTGAATTTACTCACTAAGGTGTAAAAATTGCTGTGAATTACATATAGCTTCTTATATCATCTTTGCTCGGTATGCTCTATCACTCTGCCAAGAAATATTGCATTATGGGGTGGTTGAGATTAACAATGTTTGAAATAGCAATTCATCCTTAATATTTCTGCAGAAAATAAGCTTTAACTGTCAGTAGTGATTACATTTGCTCTTTTTGCCAAGGTAAAAACAGCTGTTGAGAATGCTTTAAAGATTGGTTATCGTCATGTGGACTGTGCTGCAGTGTACAATAATGAGGCTGAAATAGGAGACCTTTTTAAAGAAATAATTGGTGTTGACAAGGTATGATCTAAAAATTGTTGCATGGATAAGAATCAGATATGTGTTTGTTTGGAAGTATCtcataaaatgaaatgaaatatggTGGGCCATCTTCAAATGACTGGACTATATATGTCGGTTTTCTGCATGTTTTTGATCCTTTTCAGTTTAATCAAAAATTATTAAACTTGTTTAAAGGTAATCTCAGAATATTTTACTGGTAAAATATTTTTACCAAataggagatcagtgggcaaaattagggcacatgtagccctcactcagaggacatcaggaaaggcatgggagtatagataagtctttagtcttgacttaaaagagtcaatggagggggcagttctgatgggaatggggatgctgttccacagtctaggggctgcaaccgcaaaggcgcagtcgcccctgagcttatgcctagaccgtgggatattcagcaaccccaagtcggccgatctgaggggcctggaggtggagtggtgggtgagaagactttttatgtaggtgggggcaagcccattgagggctttgtagacatggaggagaatcttgaagtttatatggaaccgcacagggagccagtagagagaggccaggatcggggtgatgtggtccctttttctggTGCCCGTCGGGAGtcttgctgcggcgttttggaccagttgcaggcgggacagggaagattggctgatgccagtgtaaagggagttgcagtaatctaggcgggcggagatgaatgtgtggatgatcttttccaggtcatcaaactggaggaatttttttattttagctatcgtccgaagctgaaagaagctagcttttaccacagcattgacttgtttgttaaatttcagtgccgagtcaaatatcacgccaaagtTTTtgtgacgtgaggtttgagtagtagggtaaggcttccaaggctgtctgctatcattttgattgagtccgaggggccgagaaggatgacctcagacttactctcgtttagttggaggaagttctggcccatccaacactttatatcctcgaggcagtgggtaaagttaaacagatttgattggtttttgggcttcagggggagatagagttgggtatcgtctcAGGAGCACtagaaggaaatgccgtgcctttcaatgacttggcccaaggggagcatatacagggagaagagaatggggccaaggatggaccttgtggaaccccacagcagagattagctggggaggagaatgagttgctATGTTGTCTGCAGGActgcaggaaaggggtactgattggggatgatcagccatgatcacattgaatggcggtgttggctcaaagggccgaatggcctactcctgcacctattgtctataaataaaTGCAGCTTTTGATAAGTGTAAATTTGACTGCTGCATTGAAAAGTTTACCGACTGCAGGACAATGAATGATGAATTCaggaattcatagccacagatggatgtggaggccaagtcaatggatatttttgcggcagagattaacagattcttgattagtaaggatatcGGGGATTATGGggtgagggcaggagaatggggttgagagggaaagatacatttgAATGGCGGGGTTGACCTGattggcccaatggcctaattctgctcctagaacttatgaacgtatgattGATCATACTGCTGGAGAATGCCATGTAAACCTAATTTTTCTGTCTGCTGGCCAACATCCTGAAGTTTTTTAACTTTTATAATAATCATGCAGCATAATATTGATTAACCGTTCTACTTGGTTCATGTGATCAGTTTGTTGTGCTGTTGGATTACCCTCAATAATGAAATTCATTGTGTCATTTGTGTTAACATTCCAAAATAACTTGTCCCATGTTAACTATTGTTTTCATGTTTACTGGTAAAAATCATACCGCACcaataaatcaaaaatattttttaaaaattggatgGCAGTGATTCAGATTTGGAAATTAAAATTTGAATGATTGGACTTTTTGACACCTAGCATTCAGCAATTGGGTAACAGAGTTGATTGAACGTCCAAGCTAACTAACAGATTTAACTTCTGTATCATATTGTTTCTCTTGCAGATGGTAAAACGTGAAGAACTTTTTGTAACCTCCAAGTTGTGGAATACCAAGCATCATCCTGAAGATGTGGAACCTGCCTGTCGTAAATCTCTGGAAGACCTGAAGCTTACTTATCTGGATTTGTACCTCATTCACTGGCCTTATGCCTTTAAGTAAAATATAATTTATATCTATTTTTCTTGTGTGGTTTGGATGGTTATTTATGACCTTGCAATAACGTGCTTTTAGTTTTGTAAATGGACTGCATATGTatttaaaaaatacccattgtAGCAGGTTCCTTGCCTGTTAAAAGTCTTGCAGGGAATTATATCACAAAATTGGATTTGCATTCATTGATATCCGCAGCAATGTGAGTTTGTAAACAGTTTATATAAATATAATAGTTAGTTATATATATAACTTGTATAGGTTATATAACATAATAGTTATAAGATGCACATTTTCTATTCATATGTATCTATGTTGTATTATTGATGTTTTCAATTATCAATTTTGTGTGGTTTGCAGAAAAGGTGACAGCTGCTTTCCAAAGAATCCTGATGGCACAATGCAATATGATAATATTGATTATAAGGAAACTTGGAAAGCCATGGAGAGATTAGTAGAAAAGGGCTTGGTGAAAGCTATTGGACTCTCGAATTTCAACAGTCAACAGATTAATGATGTTATCGCTGCAGCTACTATTAAGCCTGCAGCGTTGCAGGTTAGAAATGTTATTGTAATTGGAATCCTATCCAGTGAATCAGTTGTATATAATGCTTATCACTTTTCCTAAAATAGATACTAATTTCTTTGGACTTGTAAGATTGATAAATAATTTATATGTGCCATTTGTATTCCAAAATATATTGAGCAAAGCAACTGTTTGAACTAAATGTACAGGTACATTCACAATTTGTGATAAAGGTTTATATACTGATATTGCATAATGTTCACAAAAGATGTCCACAACTAAATAATTGCCATAGCTAACATACCTGAATGATTTATGGGTATTTGGGGAAAGAATTCCAATAAACTTAGCAAATTCTTTCTAAATGTATCCAATAAATTATCTTGTATTTAAATCAAAAGTTTTTTTAGATCCATTATCTCAAATCTTGATTATATTACCCATGACCTTTCTTTCTTTGTTATTCCCAGGTAGAATGCCATCCGTACTTAGCACAAAATGAGCTGATCGGACATTGCCAGAAATATGGAATAATAGTTACAGCCTATAGTCCGCTTGGTTCCTCTGATCGCATGTGGAAAGCCGCAGATGAACCAGTTTTACTAGAAGATGCTAATATTAAAACTATTGCTAATGAACATGGGAAATCACCTGCTCAAGTGTTGCTCAGGTACAAGATTTCAAAACCACATTTTTAAATTAGCATAAGATTTTAAACCAACTTAAATCGATACTTCAAACTTCAATAACACATAGGAAATAAAAAGCatgttaatttgttttaaaagtttatttttaaaacaacACAACCATATATTTTCTGGGAAAATCTATATTTTCAGAAGATTTGCACAGTAATCAGATATCAAATAGACTGGGACAGATGTATCGATTCACTAGACGTGCATCTGCTGCTTGTATGGCCTATCCATTAGAGAAATTTGCCCTCCAATTGTAATTTAAAAACCTTTTTAATGCTCATTTTTCTTCTATTTTGTTTCCCCCCCATCTTGCAAAAGTGCATACAGGTCGAAAACCAATTTTCcgacacccttggttccagagctttaCCATATTAACTGTTtcaccggaccaacagaggttacGTAATAAAGACACAATACGTCTCTGACCCACCTGTGTCTCACAAGCACCATGGACtgctaaattaaataaatattaaatgccAATTATAATTAAAAATGCATGTTTACAACAAATCTTGCATTTCTTGGGCACCAGTTAAGGAGTTGTCCACGGAAGTCTTGATGCGGGTTGGTTCGGATCGATGGTGCTGCTATCCCGGCAGGACTACCAGACCAACCCCAACAATTAGAACCATCGGTCCtgcatacacactgaactttttctttctctcgtttatcatattgtttacagtgttctatgtttacgtattcagttgtgctgcagcaagtaagaatttcattgttctatctgggacatatgacaataaaacactcttaactctcttgACTTTTGAAATTAGTCTGTCCTGTCGTGTCAGAATTTTATAAGTTCCAatgttctcattcttctaaactcttgtGAATATAAGCCCCAAAATCTTTCTTCAAATATCAGTCCTACCATCCTAGAATCAATCTGGTAAACTTTGCTGCACTCCTTACATTCAAAGCACATCCACCCCAGGGTTGTGTAGGACACGGAGGGAGAACTGTTGCGCAAAGTGGTGGATGACGGTGCAAACAAGTGCTGAAGACCACGGCCTTTGCCATTTCTTCTTTTGCCACCATTAACAGACATGTGTACACCTCATCTGTACCATGTAATCTATCCACTTGAGTACACCCAGCCTTCTAGTATggttgaagaagggtatcgacccgaaacgtcaccaattccttctctccagatatgctgcctgacccgctgggttactccagcattttgtgtctaccttcgatttaaactagcagttctttcctacacttctaGTCTGTTTCTCAGTTTGTAGTTTATCAAGAATTTAAATTGCATCTACCTTTTGAGATTCGTGATTGGCATTGTCCTTTCATGTTGGACTCTTATTAGTTGGGGGTGAATAGGCATTGATAAATTCTTGGCACTAGAACATTGATCTACTTTGTATTTGATATTTTACTATATCTTAAGAGATTACCTTTTTGAATTTGAGGTTTATTTAAAAAAGTCAGTcaagtcaaagtaactttattgtcaattcaattatgcaacagtagttacacataggatcaaaattacgtttccccatactccaatgtgcaagtaatattaaaaacatgacagacaacatatcaataaaaatagacaatagacatacattatttaaaatattaaaatattcacagtatgccaaaatgtagcaaaacctttgaggtattttaaacagggtgcaacaatgaaaggtgcaatatagaaaaagtgcaaattccgtactggagacattgagccaaagttattttcacagtttgttgtctttgtttgggtactgttcatggaatttacttaagtgtgttgagtagtctgatggcctgagggaaaaagctgtttttgaatctggtggttttgctccgcatgctgcggtagcgcttaccggaaggtaggagggtgaacagtttgtgtgctgggtgagtggtgtctttgataatattgcttgctctcttgcgacagcgagaagggtataggtcctggattgctggttggggtgatctggtgatcttctcaattgtcctcgccactctctgtagggccttctggtcagcagcagagcaactgccataccagactgagagactgctggtaagaatgctctcaatggcacccctatAAAAGGTCgtgagggcagagggggggaggtcagctctcctcattcgtcgaaggaagtggaggcgttgctgtgccttcttaactagggagatggtgttggtggaccatgtctgatcatctgtgatgtgcactcccaggaacttggtgcttttcacagactccactgcactgccattgatggtaggtggggtgtgtgttgtctgtttcttcctgaagtccacagttatttcttttgttttgttgacattgagttgaaggttgttGATATCACgccagttgatgagttgttgaacctcctctctgtaggctgaatcgtcatcgtggctgatgaggcccaccaAAAAGACTTTTGAAGTAATATTTAACAAAAAGTTGTATACAATAGACCCTTTGCAATCTCTTTAAAACTTGGACATCTGCCACCTTGCTTTGTAGTTTGTTAATGTTTTAATTCCTGAATAAAAGTTGTCGTTTTCACTCCATTTATTTCTATGTATCCTGCAGGTGGCAGGTACAGCGTGGAGTTGTAGCCATTCCCAAGAGTGTCAATGCAGCACGAATTGCACAGAACCTGCAGGTAACTTGATATTTTGCAGGTGTTTATACTGAGTGTCTCCTATTGTTCCATGTGTAGCAAATGAATATTAAGATTGAAAATTAATTGGTTGTAGAAAGCTTTGTTTTTAATGCAATAATCCCCATTTTTCACATTGATTATCGATGcgagttcccacattctgctcGTTAATTTATCCATGCGGGGAGGAATtaacttttttctctcttgtaGCAACTAACTGTTCCTTGAATGATCCTATAGTTTTTTCAGTGTTGGTGAGTGAAGTGTATCCAGTTTTTTTCTATAAACCACTAACTGCACTGGTATCTTAGTTTTCTCTATTTTCACTGTTTTAGCACTTTTTTCATGGGTACAGAATGATCCctactttaatttaatttgaaaataattCAATACACATTAGTTATTCCCTGCTGATCGATTctgtcctctgcctgcatattaaATAATATTACTTCATTTCAATTGAATTTAGGGTGCACTATGGTGCATCTGGTAGAACTGCTGTTTCTCATtcaagacccatgttcgatcctgacctcgggtgctgtctgtgtggagtttccacctcCCTATGGGTTTCCTTTAGGTacttgagtttcctcccacatcccagacatgcagatttgtaggttatctAAACAAAATATTGGTTTGCAACAAGTCTCTActgtttcaatcttttttttttctttttggagTCATAAAGTCTTCGGTCTCCCAGaggatttatttttattaattcattcagCAATGTATGTGGTTTCTTTTGAATTTGCTTAATTTTTGGAAAGTTTTTTATGCTAGTTATTctgcatatatatttttaaagatatTCCCCCTCTATAGTAGTATTATTGAATGGCCTTATGCAAAGTTTATTTTTTGTAGATTCgtaaaataatattaataacatAGACAATGATCTTTCAGCTCATTATGTCCATGCATGCATCTTGAATCAATCCATTTAGATCGAGAACACCTTAAAATTACTTTCCTCAGAGTAGTTATACAGTTTCCTTCTGAAAGCTCTTACCACCTATTTCCAGCAGCCATAATCCGTTATTATCCCTTGCTATTTCTCCATTTTAAAGAAAATttcttgttttccttttttttttaattttaaatcactctatctgtgcctcctGGTCCTGAACCATCCATATAATTATTTCCTTATTTCAAACTTCCTATTTCTATCTCTAAGAAGAATTTACTTTCTCCAAACTAATTATGTAGATGTAGCTGCTCATTCCTGGAATTTACAAGATGGTATTACAAAAATTTCCAAATAACCAAAACTGGATGCAGTGTCTACTGGTAGCCCAACTGATATTTTGTAGTTTCTAAATAGCTTCTCTTTGTTCATAATGCGTACCTCCACAGGAAGCCCAAGATTCTTTTAAGTTTTTAACAATGCTCTCAACATATGCTTCCATTATCAATATTTATGAATATAAATAttggaatctcttctgtcttccaccTATCAGATACTTGGTCTATATTGTGTCGGTGATGCTTCTGCCAAAATGCATCATTCAGTTTTctttgaatttcatctgccacctgTCTGCTCATTCTACTATCCCAAATCGAGTTTTATTGTGTCAATCGCTATGTACCACAGAAGATTTGTCATATGAAATTAATGCAGGTAGATAAAGCAGTGAAAAAGTCATTTGATATGCATGTTTTCATTGCCCAAGCCATTGAGTATAAGTTAAGATGACATATTGTGACTTGCAAAACACTAGTTACACTGCACTTCAGATTCAAATTAGTTATCATATACACCAGCTAATAATGAAATTCCTTATTCATGTGGAGCTTGTGGAATAAACGGCACTGTGTTCTTTTATCAGCTTGTCCAAAAGGTTAGTTATCCATTCTTTGAGATTTGCAACTTTTCGTACATCAGTCTGTATTTGCATGGTCTTGCATTCTCCTTTtaagaataggaatactttattgccacatgtgatgaggcacagtgagattctttgcttgcatacacaatgtgtacaaatagcagccacctacagtgttgacaaagttacaaagcacgccagctcccccttttgttccccctccccaccagcaCCACCACAGCGGTTCGCCCACaacaggtccccattgtcctttgttccccccccccccccccccccccccattgtccattgttcttcctctctcccctcatggCGGTCTCCCCACGCCATGTTTTGCAATGAAGTGACATTTGTAGTTATTCATTCAAATCAATGTAACTGAATTtcagatgatgtttaatgtgcAGATATTATTACCCCCTCATGCTTATTGCCTTAATGGaaaatatatataccaaaatttCCTAGTAGACATTGTTGTCCAAGGCAGAAACTACACGATCTTTAAAGCTGTCAGTTCTACCTATGCTTTATATTCTGGATAATGGAGATAATTAACCAAAATTCTGCTTGGGTTATGTATAACATACTAgttccctttccctccccacccaccccatacTCTTTGtccaatttatttataaaaaGTGGAATTGCTGTTTTATCACATTGTTATTTCTTTAGGAATAACTTTAAATAACATTCAAGACATTGTTTTGCCATTTTTATTCCCCTTCCACCCTCAGGTGTTTGATTTTGCACTAACTGAAGACGAGATGAAAACAGTTGGAAATCTCAATAGAAACTGGCGGTATATTGTTCCTAAGATAGTGGTAAGTGTTCATAGCTTTCTCCAATGTACTTCCAACCCTTTCAACaatttcatagtttagtttattattgtcacatgtattaaagtacagtgaaaagctttttgttgcgtctATCTAGTCAAcgagactacatgattacaattaagctgtccaGTGTACATAAGCAGGATAAaggtatttagtgcaagataaactcttGATTAATTAGgtaaatggtaggtcaggaccacactctaacaGGTAAAGGGACGATATagtgcttgataacagctgggaagaaactgtcc
It includes:
- the akr1a1b gene encoding aldo-keto reductase family 1 member A1-B isoform X2; this encodes MSTTNYAVLNTGQKMPLIGLGTWKSAPGEVKTAVENALKIGYRHVDCAAVYNNEAEIGDLFKEIIGVDKMVKREELFVTSKLWNTKHHPEDVEPACRKSLEDLKLTYLDLYLIHWPYAFKKGDSCFPKNPDGTMQYDNIDYKETWKAMERLVEKGLVKAIGLSNFNSQQINDVIAAATIKPAALQVECHPYLAQNELIGHCQKYGIIVTAYSPLGSSDRMWKAADEPVLLEDANIKTIANEHGKSPAQVLLRWQVQRGVVAIPKSVNAARIAQNLQVFDFALTEDEMKTVGNLNRNWRYIVPKIVVDNKSVFRDALHPHYPFNDPY
- the akr1a1b gene encoding aldo-keto reductase family 1 member A1-B isoform X1, which gives rise to MMDTKCWSNSAGHAASLGRRNGAKMSTTNYAVLNTGQKMPLIGLGTWKSAPGEVKTAVENALKIGYRHVDCAAVYNNEAEIGDLFKEIIGVDKMVKREELFVTSKLWNTKHHPEDVEPACRKSLEDLKLTYLDLYLIHWPYAFKKGDSCFPKNPDGTMQYDNIDYKETWKAMERLVEKGLVKAIGLSNFNSQQINDVIAAATIKPAALQVECHPYLAQNELIGHCQKYGIIVTAYSPLGSSDRMWKAADEPVLLEDANIKTIANEHGKSPAQVLLRWQVQRGVVAIPKSVNAARIAQNLQVFDFALTEDEMKTVGNLNRNWRYIVPKIVVDNKSVFRDALHPHYPFNDPY